One window of Fusarium keratoplasticum isolate Fu6.1 chromosome 2, whole genome shotgun sequence genomic DNA carries:
- a CDS encoding Zn(2)-C6 fungal-type domain-containing protein: MHSRTVSTKSSPASDASRDRLSCEPCRARKIRCTGEHPVCSRCFSKNRDCSYSIQKAAGRPRTRQQSALGRDGRSRRRRAIELVPSPESLLDLSQDASEPASEPPSSVHQTPSSRDNESEALGEAQAAHHGVPPFLADFESYMHSQPQECSGLMPTLPLGTLNHSECIQPCACLSILYLLLNRLGSDAELVVPNDLAFLRNTVETAMDVLDCAKCPLRFSSVLQNATILGILCVCIAESYVRFVRTIDSKVKAAIEKGESLLVSLGNFEGPPSYPDQSKVGTNPASILVEVSPDQWKSLMHNAVKAEICGVEGHREKCFMHFIKRLEERQTDWHRQPLAPDCPPTYQSACTSVDEVPLCLTIIKAARKVLDQIEHILQ; this comes from the exons ATGCATTCACGGACCGTTTCCACAAAGAGTTCCCCAGCAAGCGACGCGTCCAGGGATCGTCTATCATGCGAGCCGTGTA GGGCAAGAAAGATTCGCTGCACGGGCGAGCATCCCGTCTGCTCCAGGTGCTTTTCCAAGAACCGGGATTGCTCGTATTCCATCCAGAAGGCGGCGGGAAGGCCTCGAACTCGTCAGCAGTCAGCgcttggccgagatggacggTCTCGTCGGCGTCGTGCGATCGAACTGGTCCCATCGCCAGAATCGTTGTTGGATTTGAGTCAAGACGCCAGTGAGCCAGCGTCAGAGCCTCCGAGCAGTGTTCACCAGACTCCAAGCAGCCGGGACAATGAATCGGAAGCGTTAGGGGAGGCCCAGGCTGCTCACCATGGTGTCCCGCCATTCCTAGCCGACTTTGAGAGCTACATGCA TTCTCAGCCACAAGAATGTTCCGGATTGATGCCTACGCTACCACTTGGCACCCTCAATCACTCCGAGTGTATCCAGCCCTGCGCATGCCTGTCCATCCTATACCTCCTCCTTAATCGACTGGGATCCGATGCCGAGCTGGTCGTACCAAACGACCTAGCCTTCCTTCGTAATACGGTAGAAACGGCGATGGATGTTCTCGACTGCGCGAAATGTCCCCTCCGGTTCTCATCCGTTCTTCAAAACGCAACGATTCTCGGCATACTCTGTGTCTGCATTGCCGAATCCTACGTTAGGTTCGTCAGAACCATCGATTCAAAGGTTAAGGCGGCCATAGAAAAAGGAGAATCTCTGCTGGTCAGTCTTGGTAACTTCGAGGGCCCCCCTTCCTACCCGGATCAGTCCAAGGTTGGAACAAACCCAGCctccatcctcgtcgaggtgTCGCCCGATCAGTGGAAGAGTCTAATGCACAACGCGGTCAAAGCCGAGATatgtggtgttgaaggccATCGCGAAAAGTGCTTCATGCATTTCATCAAGCGACTGGAGGAGCGACAGACGGACTGGCATCGGCAGCCTCTGGCCCCGGACTGTCCACCGACTTATCAGTCAGCCTGTACCTCCGTGGATGAGGTGCCGCTTTGTCTGACAATTATAAAGGCTGCAAGGAAGGTTCTTGACCAGATTGAACACATCTTGCAGTGA
- a CDS encoding Aminotran-1-2 domain-containing protein has product MSTSPSTTRADSADRVQEAIEKHHLSNRGAFNYTYRDVWGPREDAMANPWSPNNPDGVILLRLAENNLLHVEVADFITKQLSVLPSNHFTYSTGPRGSRRLRKAVAEFLTDEFHSREPITLDDIFVTPGLTSAIDAITWSICDEGDGILIPRPFYNGFNIDILYRSNARVVGIPYHDIDGYTGLDDVFRPDMNRKALQSALEKATQEGTKIRALMISNPHNPLGRCYVCNLYPLTLFSATDLENQPPETLEEFASFCSKHKLHFISDEIYAKSVFDNPAMANPTPFVSTLALDMHKIIDPTHLHVLYGASKDFCVNGLRLGCIYSKNKGLLGAISSISPFSWSPHILQDVWAAMLEDRTWTRHMMQRKTRLMGADYRTITSFLKHNNIGFYPMNAGLFLWVDLRHLFHACSPGQDAASVQSRSLHYKAIEGRFMELCGKNGVMVAPGSLYESEELGWFRVTFTVGEEALKEGLTRILKALEDLGACKTVAV; this is encoded by the exons ATGTCAACCTCGCCCTCCACAACTCGAGCCGATTCGGCAGATCGCGTTCAGGAAGCAATAGAGAAACATCACTTGTCCAACAGGGGAGCTTTTAACTATACATATAGAGATGTCTGGGGCCCACGCGAAGATGCTATGGCTAATCCGTGGTCACCGAATAACCCAGATGGCGT AATTCTTCTACGCCTAGCCGAGAACAATCTCCTACATGTCGAAGTAGCCGACTTTATCACAAAGCAG TTGTCTGTTCTGCCGTCGAATCATTTCACCTACAGTACCGGACCCCGGGGCTCAAGACGCCTCCGCAAGGCCGTGGCCGAATTCCTCACAGACGAGTTCCACTCTCGGGAGCCCATCACactcgacgacatctttgTCACGCCAGGGTTAACGAGCGCCATTGATGCTATAACATGGTCAATATGTGACGAAGGAGACGGAATCCTCATTCCACGACCTTTCTATAATGGTTTCAACATTGACATTTTGTATCGTAGCAATGCACGTGTAGTGGGCATCCCTTACCATGATATTGATGGCTACactggccttgacgatgtcTTTCGTCCGGACATGAACCGCAAGGCACTTCAATCTGCCTTGGAGAAGGCGACACAAGAAGGAACCAAGATCCGTGCCTTGATGATATCGAA TCCGCATAACCCATTGGGAAGATGCTACGTCTGTAACCTCTATCCTTTAACCCTATTTTCGGCTACTGACCTAGAAAATCAGCCTCCCGAGACACTCGAGGAGTTTGCATCATTCTGCTCAAAGCACAAGCTGCACTTCATCTCGGACGAGATCTATGCCAAGTCGGTGTTTGATAACCCAGCCATGGCAAACCCAACGCCATTTGTCTCCACACTTGCCCTTGATATGCACAAGATCATAGATCCGACACACTTACACGTATTGTATGGCGCAAGTAAAGACTTTTGTGTCAACGGTCTAAGATTAGGATGCATCTACTCTAAGAACAAGGGGCTTTTAGGTGCGATATCGAGTATCAG CCCATTCTCCTGGTCGCCTCATATTCTTCAAGATGTTTGGGCGGCCATGCTCGAAGATCGGACGTGGACACGACACATGATGCAGAGAAAGACGAGGCTTATGGGGGCCGACTATCGCACAATCACCTCATTCTTAAAGCATAATAATATCGGATTCTATCCCAT GAATGCTGGTCTGTTTCTCTGGGTCGACCTTCGTCACCTTTTTCATGCATGCTCACCCGGCCAAGATGCGGCTTCTGTACAATCTCGCAGTTTACACTATAAAGCCATTGAGGGCAGATTCATGGAGCTTTGCGGTAAAAACGGAGTGATGGTCGCCCCAGGTAGTTTGTACGAGAGTGAAGAGCTTGGCTGGTTCCGCGTCACCTTTACTGTAGGCGAGGAAGCCTTGAAGGAAGGCCTGACTCGAATATTAAAGGCTCTCGAAGACTTGGGAGCATGCAAGACAGTTGCAGTTTGA
- a CDS encoding RING-type domain-containing protein, with protein MDCCGIDSESLMLAIQLQRQDFDEYERAKKGKHREDEIIDSEVAIEACRQELEEMATFLSDQAFCISIAKAVESDALLIAEAKAAEEQAGSDRAFALRLSGNPQATPAADTTKANEKKRSADHLGDASIERFKLMNRFEPDYAESSSSAASHEPIETRECIACTDSFPASALSRSP; from the coding sequence ATGGACTGTTGCGGCATCGACAGCGAGTCGCTAATGCTGGCCATCCAGCTGCAGCGCCAAGACTTCGATGAGTACGAGCGCGCGAAGAAAGGCAAGCACCGTGAAGACGAGATCATCGATTCCGAAGTCGCTATCGAGGCGTGCCGCCAAGAACTCGAGGAGATGGCGACGTTCCTTTCTGACCAGGCCTTCTGCatcagcatcgccaaggctgtcgaATCGGACGCTCTCCTCATCGCTGAGGCAAAGGCGGCAGAGGAACAGGCTGGCAGCGACCGCGCTTTTGCCTTGAGGCTATCCGGAAACCCCCAAGCGACACCTGCAGCCGACACTACCAAGGCGAACGAGAAGAAACGGTCCGCCGATCACTTGGGTGATGCTTCTATTGAAAGATTCAAGTTGATGAACCGTTTCGAACCGGATTATGCTgaatcctcctcctcagccgctTCCCACGAGCCAATCGAGACCAGAGAATGCATCGCCTGCACCGACAGTTTCCCAGCTTCTGCCCTCTCTCGCTCTCCATGA